The window ttccacgaggaaaactcgacattttgcaaaataatccatgcaaaagttgtccttcacagactagaaggtgggtccacttttatatctaaatattcccttcatcattaaggcttaatggtaattgtagaagtgctatttttgtgcgctgcaattgcatattcaagtacagtaatccctcagcatttcactacatcgcggattttttctggggaaaatgtttattttttaaatatttttttcaagcggaagcaactcccatgtcttccgcttgctactaggactcagcactggagattttttttaaattataaattcataaaaatgtgaaaaccggcccagaggagcgagtggttagcgcatcggcctcacagctctcgggtcctaggttcaaatccaggtcaagtctacctgtgtggagtttgcatgttcttcccaggcctgtgtgggtttcctccaggtactccggtttcctcccacactccaaagacttgcatagtaaggctttttttaataataaaagaccatgtatagtaaagtatcagtttctttaaaaaatgaccatttatagaaaggctttttttttccaaaaaaattacctttttattttgacgcgtgtgggttttctccaggtactccggcttcctcccacattgtaaagacatggtaggctgattcgacactaaattgctcctaggtatgagtgtgagtgtgaatggttgtctgtcttgttgtgccctgcgattggctggccaacaattcagggttcccaagagcacctgtcgtgagccctccgaagccgaaaacagttcgcagttcccaagagcacttgttgtgagacctctccatgcccatggccattccctgtcctcttgctgtgaaccacagtccttactttagcaagagatgcattaaaatggcttttattaatgccaataactctaacataaaagcacagcgatcaacacatatatatattgtttaatattgttacacatttaggatgagcattactattcctaataagcaaatatattgattaatattgtaagcatgtttataataaggctttatattcctaaataagcattgcaaacacatttataataatgattactccaacacatatcatttattttcgtgtctttgcaggtttcagagaatatcttggtcctgatgggaaagagtctgttggccttaaaaaggaacttgagctcccccaaattaaagaggaggagccagagttccctcaacaacaaatgagatacgagcgacttccaatcaagaagcaggaagatgatgtcacctggtcatttggtgaattcctgaaaagggaagaggatctgggcgtgaccagcagaggggcggagcctgcacacaccttaaccttaccccaaattaaagaggaggagccagagttccctgaacaacaaatgagatacgagcgacttccaatcaagaaggaggaagatgatgtcacctggtcatttggtgaattcctgaaaagggaagaggatctgggcgtgaccagcagaggggcggagcctgcacacaccttaacactaccccaaattaaagaggaggagccagagttccctcaacaacaaatgagatacgagcaacttccaatcaagaaggaggaagatgatgtcacctggtcatttggtgaattcctgaaaagggaagaggatctgggcgtgaccagcagaggggcggagcctgcacacaccttaaagttaccccaaattaaagaggaggagccagagttccctcaacagcaaatcaaaaaggaggaagatgatgtcactgtgtcaactggtgagcctttcaagagtgaagatgatctgggcgtggccggcagaggggcggagactccgaacggcagctcagcagaagggcaagcagacaatttaattgctccgttatcagataccgaagacttgctttatgacaatgaaggtcttaaggatggcaaactctggaaatgctctcagtgtggaaaaacctttgggaaaaagtctactttgaaaacacatatgaggagccacactggggagaaacccttatcatgtacagtttgtggtaaaacatttacagagaagggaaacttaaaaacgcacacgagaacacactcgagtgaaaaaccattttcgtgttcagtttgtggtcaaagattcacacagaagggacacgtaaatagtcatgcaagaacccacactggtgaaaaaccattttcgtgttcagtttgcggtaaagccttttctcaacagcatcacttaaaaacgcacacaagaacacactctggtgaaaaaccattttcgtgttcagtttgtggtaaaagatttaaagagaaaggaagcttaaaaatccacataagaacccacactggtgaaaaaccattttcgtgttcagtttgtggtaaaagatttaaagaggaaggaagcttaaaaatacacacaagaacccacactggtgaaaaaccattttcgtgttcagtttgtggtaaacgatttaaagagaagaaaaccttaaaaaggcacacaagaacccacactggtgaaaaaccattttcgtgttcagtttgtggtcaaagattcacacggaagggaaacttaaatagtcatgcaagaacacacacaggtgtcaaaccattttcgtgttcagtttgctgtaaagccttttctcatcagGCACgcttaaataatcatgcaagaatccacactggtgaaaaaccattttcgtgttcagtttgcggtaaagccttttctcaacagcatcacttaaaatcgcacacaagcacccacactggtgaaaaaccattttcgtgttcagtttgtggtcaaagattcacacggaagggacacttaaatagtcatgcaagaacacacacaggtgacaaaccattttcgtgttcagtttgtggtaaaagatttacagagaagggacacttaaatagtcatgcaagaatacacactggtgaaaaaccattttcgtgttcagtttgtggtaaaagatttacagagaagggatccttaaaaaagcacacaagaacccacactggtgaaaaaccattttcgtgttcagtttgtggtaaagcttttTCTCATGAGCAATTTTTACGaatacacataagaacccacactggtgaaaaaccattttcgtgttcagtttgcggtaaagccttttctcaaaagcaatgcttaaaaaagcacacaagaacccacactggtgaaaaaccattttcgtgttcagtttgtggtaaagggtcattttcacataattcagcaaataacggtaaagacactttcagaaaatgaataatttacaaaatgcaattcaagcattctgattatctctaattagcaacactagcactgcctggaaatatcttagctggaactt is drawn from Stigmatopora argus isolate UIUO_Sarg chromosome 20, RoL_Sarg_1.0, whole genome shotgun sequence and contains these coding sequences:
- the LOC144066155 gene encoding uncharacterized protein LOC144066155; the encoded protein is MASPSEFTCGKRPAKFHEENSTFCKIIHAKVVLHRLEGFREYLGPDGKESVGLKKELELPQIKEEEPEFPQQQMRYERLPIKKQEDDVTWSFGEFLKREEDLGVTSRGAEPAHTLTLPQIKEEEPEFPEQQMRYERLPIKKEEDDVTWSFGEFLKREEDLGVTSRGAEPAHTLTLPQIKEEEPEFPQQQMRYEQLPIKKEEDDVTWSFGEFLKREEDLGVTSRGAEPAHTLKLPQIKEEEPEFPQQQIKKEEDDVTVSTGEPFKSEDDLGVAGRGAETPNGSSAEGQADNLIAPLSDTEDLLYDNEGLKDGKLWKCSQCGKTFGKKSTLKTHMRSHTGEKPLSCTVCGKTFTEKGNLKTHTRTHSSEKPFSCSVCGQRFTQKGHVNSHARTHTGEKPFSCSVCGKAFSQQHHLKTHTRTHSGEKPFSCSVCGKRFKEKGSLKIHIRTHTGEKPFSCSVCGKRFKEEGSLKIHTRTHTGEKPFSCSVCGKRFKEKKTLKRHTRTHTGEKPFSCSVCGQRFTRKGNLNSHARTHTGVKPFSCSVCCKAFSHQARLNNHARIHTGEKPFSCSVCGKAFSQQHHLKSHTSTHTGEKPFSCSVCGQRFTRKGHLNSHARTHTGDKPFSCSVCGKRFTEKGHLNSHARIHTGEKPFSCSVCGKRFTEKGSLKKHTRTHTGEKPFSCSVCGKAFSHEQFLRIHIRTHTGEKPFSCSVCGKAFSQKQCLKKHTRTHTGEKPFSCSVCGKGSFSHNSANNGKDTFRK